The following are encoded in a window of Aerococcus sanguinicola genomic DNA:
- a CDS encoding Kiwa anti-phage protein KwaB-like domain-containing protein, translating into MNLDTVVNQIRNSNIIHLHMCQKNPQGYVTFTPNITDQVKNELKRISIDYLETKANIKQVEYNPTRTISGTVETVKFQDFDSVTEFFETFKEEAGIGEITPILIDFFIYEFEIQDKSIYLFRRHNKNKALRKGILGKILKGYYKSIETEDILTIDDKIDFLVYENEIIVFYHTAFERIFNLDAEFYDKAEIVLEADMFKNKIIGYDALKEDLLDNKNLVKRVSKLEGDIDKATMFLKHMRRTEAVINRFDLPISIIGDQICYEDKSQLGEIVLLMQDAYYRTFIGEEDGVDEGR; encoded by the coding sequence ATGAATTTAGACACAGTGGTAAATCAGATTCGAAATTCAAATATTATTCATCTCCATATGTGTCAAAAGAATCCTCAAGGATACGTAACTTTTACACCAAATATCACAGATCAGGTTAAAAATGAGCTTAAGAGAATATCAATTGATTATCTTGAGACTAAAGCAAACATTAAGCAAGTCGAATATAACCCAACAAGAACTATTTCAGGAACAGTTGAAACCGTTAAATTCCAAGATTTTGATTCAGTTACTGAATTTTTTGAAACTTTTAAAGAAGAGGCTGGAATTGGTGAAATAACACCTATTCTTATAGATTTTTTCATATATGAATTTGAAATTCAAGATAAAAGTATTTATCTCTTTAGGAGACACAATAAGAATAAGGCACTTAGAAAAGGTATACTTGGTAAAATATTAAAAGGCTATTATAAGAGTATTGAAACCGAGGATATATTAACAATAGATGATAAAATTGATTTTTTAGTATACGAAAATGAGATTATTGTATTTTATCATACTGCTTTTGAGAGAATATTTAATTTAGATGCCGAATTTTACGATAAAGCTGAAATTGTATTGGAAGCAGATATGTTTAAAAATAAAATAATTGGATATGATGCTTTAAAAGAAGATCTTCTGGATAATAAAAATTTGGTTAAAAGAGTTTCAAAATTAGAAGGTGATATAGATAAAGCCACTATGTTTTTAAAGCATATGCGTAGAACGGAGGCTGTAATAAATCGTTTTGATTTACCGATTTCTATAATTGGGGATCAAATTTGTTACGAAGATAAGAGTCAGTTAGGAGAAATTGTACTTTTGATGCAGGATGCATATTACAGAACTTTTATTGGAGAGGAAGACGGAGTAGACGAAGGGAGATAA
- a CDS encoding acyltransferase family protein encodes MITIPRLWYNLIVLGGKVGVNIFILITGYFLITNCSKILDIRKIIKLWGQIIFYSLSIFAICSIFKIHDYEIITAVKSLFPITFSSWWFASTYFVLYIIHPFLNILLNSLSKKTYQIFLTLLIIMWSVIPTFTTSDFQSNPLWWFVTLYALAGYVRLYGFNHTFTTKRYFIMCGIFSLLTYLSSIVFTLLGTQWNIFSTYATYFYGMEKIPVLLISLTLFLAFTNLQMNYTNSINTLATATFGVYLIHENIILRPILWINIFQNYQYQNSLLLIPYSIIVVLLVYAICTVIDLIRQKFFEKPFMVIVDKYADNLINALAKIYDICKKMMFG; translated from the coding sequence ATTATTACCATACCCCGTCTTTGGTATAATTTAATTGTATTAGGCGGCAAGGTTGGCGTTAATATTTTTATTCTAATAACAGGATATTTTCTTATAACAAACTGTAGCAAAATTCTTGATATTAGAAAAATCATAAAACTTTGGGGACAGATAATTTTTTACTCACTAAGTATATTTGCTATATGTTCGATATTTAAGATTCATGATTATGAAATCATAACAGCTGTAAAATCGCTATTCCCGATCACTTTCTCTTCATGGTGGTTTGCAAGTACTTATTTCGTGCTGTACATTATTCATCCATTTTTAAATATATTACTCAATTCACTGAGTAAGAAGACTTATCAAATTTTTCTAACATTGCTTATTATCATGTGGTCAGTCATCCCTACCTTTACAACTTCAGACTTTCAAAGTAATCCCTTGTGGTGGTTCGTAACTTTATACGCGCTCGCTGGATATGTTCGTTTATATGGATTTAACCACACCTTTACCACTAAAAGATATTTTATAATGTGCGGAATCTTTTCATTATTAACGTATTTATCGAGTATAGTTTTTACTTTATTAGGAACACAATGGAATATCTTTTCCACCTATGCAACATATTTTTATGGTATGGAAAAGATACCTGTTCTACTAATTTCCCTGACCCTATTCTTAGCATTTACAAATCTTCAAATGAACTATACTAACTCTATAAATACATTAGCAACTGCAACTTTTGGTGTGTATCTTATTCACGAGAATATTATATTAAGGCCTATTTTATGGATTAATATTTTCCAAAATTATCAATATCAAAATTCCTTACTTTTAATCCCGTACTCTATTATTGTGGTCTTATTAGTTTATGCAATATGCACGGTGATAGATTTAATAAGGCAAAAATTTTTTGAGAAGCCTTTTATGGTCATTGTGGATAAATACGCCGATAACCTAATAAACGCGTTAGCTAAAATTTATGACATATGTAAAAAGATGATGTTCGGATAA
- a CDS encoding G5 domain-containing protein, whose amino-acid sequence MKARIPMKKSFLPLATTSLILTAFLAQGEQVQAEEQPAAEYAASDKLVESSPAADLARPSEVKPAPTRPESAPSEEASSSSADDRHQAYRKEQDQKVIEDYEKLVETPVEVVISNTNESIKMPPQDENEDVIYKQTYTGKAVIPKGESIPTLDLDTNLDEPIILQSFVNLDQEKAKIDGLAAIKELRSIVWDMEGNSELIGEQVNPKTGERVEGVWINGKRLRDRLKAEGISTKEEYVNRLSWNSDLENLALLNLGEAKDAYFSLRDYEELSKTTNANESYCDRVVLNEINSSLTLKENIVKQFGLDVITQHSYNQGIEESNISKFLNLVLNPRNRSFALAVDYQPWESDRPKSFSLISSDKYQEKDASKNYKGEFIILFNQNFKEHSQYQSIDFPPIFEGSQYELPIFVNSYGASRRLVHSFEGNRYSLNSEIVKFNEDGSITALKPGKTILFINIDGILKSMTVEVVPSPIVEDKITVWDGKYVYPIYIKNPDMYVGEERVIEEGRPSLRYYLTRDILSVDGKFLNREFLKDWEIPGIDQVIEYGTKKRPDKKAAPRDVITGHLYESIPGYFEVLPGYHIRLVPETEDQVLRINEQNFKTVIQPRDDLALGEHVIIQDGVNRYTEVTNRIYKGHQNNILKTQEISRQDFPGQDLIIGVGTGKGGAELPGEEGPVEKAPASRVPEETVSETKVTPVKETGEKAPNLSPGHAAKQEGTEMPHVEEDRPTPSRNGQAEEEGFDQVTTGAVSTEASVEGPVVAAAQDEVGPDLVSAVAVSIDSGQMSQGIDEVSASEALASQDEKSMDHSEAQGSRAGASEESDSAKDQAKGKIAQVTASSQSQVRSSSDPFVHSPSVSTQLPKTGARSLQPALSLGLSSLALGLCLSLRAGKKGRKE is encoded by the coding sequence ATGAAAGCGAGAATACCGATGAAAAAATCCTTCCTACCTCTAGCCACGACTTCCTTGATCCTCACCGCATTTCTTGCCCAGGGCGAGCAGGTCCAGGCCGAAGAGCAGCCCGCTGCAGAATACGCTGCGAGTGATAAGCTAGTTGAAAGCAGCCCAGCAGCAGATTTAGCTAGACCAAGCGAAGTAAAACCAGCGCCAACTCGTCCAGAATCTGCTCCTAGTGAGGAAGCAAGTTCAAGCTCTGCCGATGACCGCCACCAAGCCTATCGTAAAGAGCAGGATCAGAAGGTTATTGAAGACTATGAGAAATTAGTTGAAACGCCGGTTGAGGTGGTGATTTCTAATACTAATGAGAGTATTAAAATGCCTCCCCAGGATGAAAACGAGGATGTCATTTATAAGCAAACTTATACCGGCAAAGCTGTTATTCCAAAAGGTGAATCTATACCAACCTTGGACTTGGATACTAATTTGGATGAACCAATTATTCTGCAGTCATTCGTAAATCTTGATCAAGAAAAAGCTAAAATAGATGGCCTAGCAGCGATTAAAGAATTACGTTCGATTGTTTGGGATATGGAAGGAAACAGTGAATTAATCGGTGAACAAGTTAATCCTAAAACTGGCGAACGGGTTGAGGGGGTTTGGATTAATGGTAAACGTCTTCGAGATCGATTGAAAGCTGAAGGTATTAGTACCAAGGAAGAATATGTTAATCGTCTTTCGTGGAATAGTGATTTAGAAAATTTAGCTTTGTTAAATCTAGGGGAAGCTAAGGATGCTTATTTTTCTTTAAGAGATTATGAAGAGCTTTCTAAAACGACTAATGCTAATGAATCATATTGCGATAGAGTAGTCCTTAATGAAATTAATAGTTCTTTGACTTTAAAAGAAAATATTGTTAAACAGTTTGGGTTAGATGTTATAACTCAGCATAGTTATAATCAAGGGATAGAAGAATCAAATATTTCAAAATTTTTGAATCTAGTATTAAATCCTAGAAATAGGTCATTCGCCTTAGCTGTAGATTATCAGCCATGGGAATCAGATAGACCTAAATCATTTAGTCTAATATCTTCAGATAAATATCAGGAAAAAGATGCTTCCAAGAATTATAAAGGCGAATTTATTATTCTGTTTAACCAAAATTTTAAAGAGCATAGCCAATATCAAAGTATTGATTTTCCACCAATTTTTGAAGGATCACAATATGAATTGCCAATTTTTGTAAACTCTTATGGTGCGAGTCGTAGATTGGTACACAGCTTTGAAGGAAATAGGTATTCATTAAATTCTGAAATTGTTAAATTCAATGAGGATGGGTCAATAACAGCTCTTAAGCCTGGAAAAACAATTTTATTTATTAATATTGACGGTATACTTAAATCGATGACTGTGGAAGTTGTACCTTCACCGATTGTTGAAGATAAAATAACTGTATGGGACGGTAAATATGTTTACCCAATATACATAAAAAATCCTGATATGTATGTTGGAGAAGAGCGCGTGATAGAGGAGGGTCGACCTTCTTTACGCTATTATTTAACCCGAGATATTTTATCGGTAGATGGTAAATTTTTAAATAGAGAGTTTTTGAAAGATTGGGAGATTCCAGGGATTGATCAGGTTATTGAATATGGAACTAAGAAAAGACCTGATAAGAAAGCTGCACCTAGAGATGTAATTACAGGCCACCTTTACGAATCCATCCCCGGTTACTTCGAAGTTCTCCCAGGCTACCACATCCGCCTGGTCCCTGAAACCGAAGATCAGGTGCTTCGAATTAATGAGCAGAATTTCAAGACGGTGATTCAGCCGCGCGACGATCTGGCTTTGGGTGAGCATGTGATCATCCAGGACGGCGTGAATCGCTATACCGAGGTCACCAATCGGATTTATAAGGGCCACCAGAATAATATCCTCAAGACCCAGGAGATTTCTCGCCAGGACTTCCCCGGCCAAGACCTGATTATTGGTGTTGGCACAGGCAAGGGTGGTGCAGAACTTCCTGGAGAGGAGGGCCCTGTAGAGAAAGCACCAGCTTCAAGAGTTCCTGAAGAGACTGTTTCTGAGACGAAAGTAACGCCAGTTAAGGAGACGGGTGAAAAAGCACCGAATCTTAGCCCAGGTCATGCGGCTAAGCAAGAGGGGACTGAGATGCCTCATGTAGAGGAGGATAGACCGACTCCTTCGCGCAACGGACAGGCTGAGGAAGAAGGTTTTGATCAGGTGACGACGGGTGCTGTAAGTACGGAAGCTTCTGTTGAAGGTCCAGTTGTGGCAGCAGCTCAAGACGAAGTTGGTCCTGATCTAGTAAGTGCAGTAGCAGTGTCTATAGATTCTGGTCAGATGAGTCAAGGTATTGATGAAGTATCTGCAAGTGAAGCGCTTGCATCTCAAGATGAGAAGTCAATGGATCACTCGGAAGCTCAAGGAAGCCGAGCAGGTGCCTCAGAAGAGTCTGATTCAGCGAAGGACCAAGCAAAGGGTAAGATTGCTCAAGTGACAGCTTCTAGTCAGTCGCAAGTAAGGTCCAGTTCAGATCCATTTGTTCACAGCCCAAGCGTTTCCACCCAGCTCCCCAAGACAGGCGCACGATCACTCCAGCCTGCCCTAAGCCTAGGACTGTCTAGCCTAGCACTCGGCTTGTGTCTAAGTTTGCGTGCTGGCAAGAAGGGGAGAAAAGAGTAA
- a CDS encoding lipopolysaccharide biosynthesis protein produces the protein MILNKLKEGIIYNAIGKYSNVVIQILLQVILARLITPAEFGIVAIVNVFLVFFQLLADFGIGPAIIQRKDIDRHETNQIYSFSIYFSLFLAIIFAVLAHPISQFYNKPELVRAVPVMAIALLFNSLCMVPQNLLLKEKRFKQVNFTQVMGSLFNGIFSVTFAYLGFSFYSIIFGNIARALVQLVIYLFSTKLKFAFKVSLEPLKKIFPFAKNQMLFNIINYFSRNLDSILIGRYMPADQLGYYDKSYQLTLYPNTIFTGVITSAIQPIFSDFQNDLIQIKNGYLNISKVLANFAIPLTIFLFFSAEDIIYFLYGAQWGESVLVFQILSISIWIQMLQSTTGAFFQSANRTDLLLLSGILSTTLNIISIIIGVYKGSIYWVATMVVISFSLNFFQTNYLMLNKAFNSNIREFLFVLIKPLIIGFITLLAFIILPSLPFNSFINLFIKGIIFLVSLLIGLLVTKQWEDLMKLIRG, from the coding sequence ATGATATTGAACAAATTAAAAGAGGGAATCATCTACAATGCTATCGGTAAGTATTCCAATGTGGTTATACAAATACTTCTCCAAGTAATACTAGCACGTCTTATCACACCAGCTGAGTTTGGGATTGTAGCAATTGTCAATGTGTTCTTGGTTTTCTTCCAACTTCTAGCAGATTTCGGCATTGGACCAGCAATTATACAAAGAAAAGATATTGATCGTCATGAAACCAATCAAATTTATTCTTTTTCGATCTATTTTTCTTTATTTTTAGCGATTATTTTTGCGGTGCTTGCCCACCCAATTAGTCAATTTTACAATAAACCGGAGCTTGTTCGAGCAGTTCCTGTTATGGCGATTGCCTTGCTTTTTAACAGTTTGTGCATGGTTCCCCAAAATTTATTGCTAAAAGAAAAACGTTTTAAACAGGTGAATTTTACCCAAGTCATGGGTAGTTTGTTTAATGGAATTTTTTCTGTGACCTTTGCTTATTTGGGCTTCTCTTTTTACTCCATTATCTTTGGTAATATTGCAAGAGCGCTTGTTCAATTAGTGATTTATTTATTTAGTACCAAATTGAAGTTCGCTTTTAAAGTTTCACTTGAACCCCTTAAAAAGATTTTTCCTTTTGCTAAGAACCAGATGTTGTTTAATATCATCAATTACTTTTCAAGAAACTTGGATAGTATCTTAATTGGGAGATATATGCCAGCAGACCAGTTAGGTTATTATGATAAATCCTATCAGTTAACTTTGTATCCCAATACTATTTTTACTGGGGTCATTACTTCTGCAATCCAACCGATTTTTTCTGATTTTCAAAATGATCTCATTCAGATTAAAAACGGTTATCTTAATATATCTAAGGTATTAGCTAATTTCGCCATTCCTTTGACAATCTTTTTATTCTTCTCAGCAGAAGATATTATTTATTTTCTCTACGGTGCCCAGTGGGGAGAGAGTGTGCTCGTCTTTCAAATTTTAAGTATCTCAATATGGATCCAGATGTTGCAATCAACAACTGGGGCTTTTTTCCAATCAGCCAATCGAACAGATCTCTTGCTCTTATCAGGCATACTATCAACAACGCTCAATATCATTAGTATCATTATTGGAGTTTACAAGGGTTCCATTTATTGGGTTGCAACGATGGTCGTTATCAGCTTTAGCCTAAACTTTTTCCAGACTAATTACTTAATGTTAAATAAAGCCTTTAATAGTAACATAAGAGAGTTCCTATTCGTGCTGATTAAACCATTGATTATTGGATTCATAACTTTACTAGCTTTTATCATACTACCAAGCTTACCTTTTAACTCATTCATTAACTTGTTTATTAAAGGAATTATCTTCTTAGTCAGCTTGCTCATTGGTCTGTTAGTTACTAAGCAATGGGAAGACTTGATGAAGCTGATAAGAGGATAA